In Musa acuminata AAA Group cultivar baxijiao chromosome BXJ2-8, Cavendish_Baxijiao_AAA, whole genome shotgun sequence, one genomic interval encodes:
- the LOC135620144 gene encoding V-type proton ATPase subunit c1 has translation MSTFSGDETAPFFGFLGAAAALVFSCMGAAYGTAKSGVGVASMGVMRPELVMKSIVPVVMAGVLGIYGLIIAVIISTGINPKAKSYYLFDGYAHLSSGLACGLAGLSAGMAIGIVGDAGVRANAQQPKLFVGMILILIFAEALALYGLIVGIILSSRAGQSRAE, from the exons ATGTCTACCTTCAGCGGAGACGAGACCGCCCCCTTCTTCGGCTTCCTCGGCGCCGCGGCCGCGCTCGTCTTCTCCT GCATGGGAGCTGCGTACGGGACGGCCAAGAGCGGGGTCGGTGTGGCGTCGATGGGGGTTATGCGGCCGGAGCTCGTGATGAAGTCGATCGTGCCCGTGGTGATGGCTGGAGTGCTCGGGATCTACGGATTGATCATTGCTGTGATCATAAGCACCGGGATCAACCCCAAGGCCAAGTCGTATTACCTCTTCGATGGGTATGCGCATCTATCGTCCGGCCTGGCTTGTGGCCTCGCGGGCTTGTCCGCCGGCATGGCTATCGGGATCGTCGGTGATGCCGGAGTCCG GGCCAACGCTCAGCAGCCAAAGCTATTTGTAGGCATGATTCTCATCCTCATTTTTGCCGAAGCCCTTGCGCTATATGGCCTTATCGTCGGCATCATCCTCTCCTCTCGTGCTGGCCAATCTCGAGCCGAGTGA
- the LOC135620143 gene encoding long chain acyl-CoA synthetase 9, chloroplastic-like, with amino-acid sequence MNPYIVGIFVPLIASLMFRKSNNGKKRGLPVDVGGEPGYAVRNYRFTSPVESLWEGVTTLAELFEQSCKCFAYRPLLGSRKLITKAIEVSQDGRSFEKLHLGSYEWVSYGEAFRAVCSFASGLVQLGHKKDERIAIFADTRAEWFIALQGCFRQNITVVTIYASLGEDALCHSLNETEASTVICGHKELKKLIDISQQLDTVKRVIYIDEDGVSSEVSLAKKSTSWMIASFGEVETMGREKPVDAVLPLAADIAVIMYTSGSTGLPKGVMMTHRNVLATVSAVMTIVPSIGTKDIYMAYLPLAHILELAAENVMVAAGIAIGYGSPLTLTDTSNKIKKGTKGDASVLRPTLMTAVPAILDRVRDGVRKKVGATGGLSKKLFDVAYGRRLAAINGSWFGAWGLEKVLWDLLVFRKVRAVLGGHVRFLLSGGAPLSGDTQRFINICLGAPIGQGYGLTETCAGGTFSEYDDTSVGRVGAPLPCSYIKLIDWAEGGYLVTDSPMPRGEIVIGGPNVTLGYFKNEEKTKEVYKVDERGMRWFYTGDIGRFYPDGCLEIIDRKKDIVKLQHGEYVSLGKVESALIVSPYVDNIMLHADPFHNFCVALVVAAPHALEEWALKREISYSDFSDLCQKEETVKEVHGSLIKAAKQAKLDKFETPAKIKLLPEPWTPESGLVTAALKLKREVIRKAFADDLANLYA; translated from the exons ATGAATCCGTATATTGTTGGCATTTTTGTTCCACTTATAGCTTCACTTATGTTCCGAAAATCGAATAATGGAAAGAAAAGAGGGTTGCCTGTGGATGTTGGTGGAGAGCCTGGATATGCAGTTCGCAACTACCGATTTACTTCTCCAGTGGAGTCTCTTTGGGAAGGGGTTACGACGCTGGCTGAGCTATTTGAGCAATCCTGCAAATGCTTCGCATACAGGCCTTTACTTGGATCTCGAAAGCTTATAACAAAGGCAATTGAAGTAAGCCAAGATGGGAGATCCTTTGAGAAGCTTCATCTGGGAAGCTATGAATGGGTTAGTTATGGGGAGGCTTTTAGAGCTGTCTGCAGTTTTGCATCTGGTCTAGTGCAACTTGGCCACAAAAAAGATGAGCGGATTGCCATTTTTGCTGATACACGAGCCGAATGGTTCATTGCTTTACAG GGTTGCTTCAGGCAAAATATCACAGTTGTTACGATATATGCTTCATTGGGGGAGGATGCTCTTTGTCACTCACTAAATGAG ACAGAGGCATCGACTGTAATTTGTGGACATAAGGAACTTAAAAAACTGATTGATATAAGTCAACAATTAGACACTGTAAAACGTGTTATTTATATCGATGAGGATGGGGTTTCAAGTGAGGTTTCACTGGCCAAGAAGAGTACCAGTTGGATGATTGCATCATTTGGTGAAGTAGAGACAATGGGCAGGGAAAAGCCTGTGGATGCAGTTCTGCCTCTTGCAGCTGACATTGCCGTGATAATGTACACAAGCGGTAGCACTGGTCTACCAAAG GGAGTAATGATGACACATCGCAATGTTCTAGCTACAGTTTCAGCTGTTATGACTATTGTTCCTTCCATTGGGACTAAAGATATATACATGGCGTACCTGCCACTAGCCCATATTCTTGAGTTGGCTGCAGAG AATGTAATGGTTGCTGCAGGGATTGCTATAGGATATGGATCACCTTTGACTCTCACTGATACGTCAAACAAGATAAAGAAAGGAACCAAAGGTGATGCTTCAGTTTTGAGACCTACACTGATGACTGCTGTCCCTGCTATCCTTGATCGTGTCCGTGATGGTGTGCGGAAAAAG GTTGGTGCTACGGGTGGGTTATCGAAGAAATTATTTGATGTTGCATATGGTCGTAGGTTAGCTGCTATTAATGGAAGTTGGTTTGGAGCATGGGGTTTAGAAAAAGTTTTGTGGGATTTGCTTGTCTTTAGAAAGGTTCGAGCAGTTTTGGGAGGACATGTACGATTTCTACTCTCCGGTGGTGCTCCTTTATCTGGTGATACTCAAAGATTTATCAATATATGTCTCGG GGCTCCAATAGGACAAGGATATGGTCTGACTGAAACTTGTGCTGGTGGAACATTTTCCGAATATGATGACACTTCTGTTGGTCGTGTTGGTGCTCCACTTCCATGTTCATATATCAAG TTGATTGATTGGGCAGAAGGTGGATATTTAGTTACAGATTCACCAATGCCTCGTGGGGAGATTGTTATTGGTGGTCCAAATGTTACACTTGGGTACTTCAAGAATGAAGAGAAAACAAAGGAAGTTTACAAG GTTGATGAGAGAGGAATGCGGTGGTTTTACACTGGCGATATTGGAAGATTTTACCCTGACGGTTGCCTAGAGATCATTGATCGCAAAAAGGATATAGTGAAACTTCAGCATGGTGAATATGTCTCTCTTGGAAAG GTTGAGTCTGCTCTAATCGTGAGCCCCTATGTGGACAACATCATGCTGCACGCTGATCCTTTTCACAATTTCTGTGTGGCACTTGTTGTTGCTGCACCCCATGCCTTAGAAGAATGGGCTTTAAAGCGAGAAATAAGTTACAGTGATTTTTCAGATCTGTGCCAAAAAGAGGAAACAGTGAAAGAAGTGCATGGGTCATTGATTAAG GCAGCAAAACAAGCAAAATTAGATAAGTTTGAGACTCCAGCCAAGATAAAGTTGCTTCCTGAACCATGGACCCCGGAATCTGGTCTGGTCACTGCTGCACTCAAGCTCAAGAGAGAAGTTATTCGGAAGGCGTTTGCTGATGACCTTGCAAATTTATATGCGTGA
- the LOC135620145 gene encoding uncharacterized protein At4g26450-like isoform X2, with the protein MQPKYRNPRDGFRPGSPFGRNRTRGGFSRSYSKPQSPPASKMEILMEAGRLAAEYLVSKGVLPASSLPSTMSKSGVQEFRGQGRENPSAPPPFSVGRTSALARLGDAGSDVGYGRKRFNDDYDRMGSRKNGRGRKRSGFYNRGYDGPDWSRERKRNGPWNERSRDYSDSMEEDNDDFAPGYRRDRLSGYEEVGSSIAENEQHSKGEVVGESGSELDDAGSKASSNSTRKDVPAEVDADENKGADEVLASNSEAGGVKSGKHDELEKKISTEEYSTVKPDGVEEGVSSVSNDGSDLLKLSGFPKVPTRPRSSLSHKGPTDDHCLSTDGGNKIEVVPKGDFEMVIDDVPTDGFLKESHVDHSDRLKCEEQANSGDVDIKSSKETIESPCEPQMNLLRSTSSAMMVDVGKEDKFANHVSQEEELEKQINSSSPTASQQNQFSQLDGSRQTQASLFMEMPPQSEEMEAIDQLKQVTANLPPKVEAQSFMEMEDVKQNQPTSFKICDLNLMEAPEMTEIPSDPLLNDCNISAPPLETEKQLSVDFGLSINSKAKVTYDFNRLSGDDKVIPVIDLEDDSPIEVNACNPSKAKNELIYPVENVMNHTTHSDDLPVIQDSYSLAISDYLGADMSCSPSVQADLNNLQVGIDLHGAEGFPGVDDSIYGSLGDIGFMEVWDQPTQDYEKFF; encoded by the exons ATGCAGCCCAAGTATCGGAACCCCAGGGATGGTTTCCGGCCGGGTTCGCCGTTCGGTCGTAATCGTACTCGTGGCGGCTTCAGCCGCAGTTACTCGAAGCCCCAAAGCCCTCCTGCAAGCAAAATGGAGATCCTAATGGAGGCTGGCCGGCTTGCGGCCGAGTACCTGGTGTCCAAGGGCGTGCTTCCCGCGAGCTCGCTCCCCAGTACCATGTCCAAGAGCGGCGTTCAAGAATTCAGAGGCCAGGGCCGGGAGAACCCATCTGCTCCTCCGCCGTTTAGCGTAGGCAGGACCTCGGCCCTTGCCCGGCTGGGGGACGCGGGTTCCGATGTTGGGTATGGAAGGAAAAGATTCAACGACGACTACGATCGAATGGGGTCAAGGAAGAATGGTAGAGGCAGGAAAAGATCAGGGTTCTATAACAGAGGGTATGATGGTCCGGATTGGAGTAGAGAGAGGAAAAGAAATGGGCCGTGGAACGAACGAAGCAGAGACTATTCTGATAGTATGGAAGAGGACAACGATGACTTTGCCCCTGGGTATCGTAGAGATCGGCTAAGTGGGTACGAGGAAGTGGGAAGCAGTATCGCTGAAAATGAACAGCACTCGAAGGGAGAAGTGGTGGGTGAATCGGGTTCAGAGCTTGATGATGCTGGATCGAAGGCGAGCTCAAACAGTACCAGGAAGGATGTTCCCGCGGAAGTGGATGCCGATGAGAACAAAGGGGCAGATGAAGTGTTGGCTTCAAATTCAGAAGCTGGAGGAGTTAAGAGTGGTAAGCATGATGAGTTAGAGAAAAAGATTTCCACGGAAGAGTACTCAACCGTGAAGCCTGATGGAGTCGAGGAAGGCGTCTCCTCTGTCAGCAATGATGGCAGTGATCTATTGAAGCTCAGTGGTTTTCCAAAAGTGCCAACGCGACCGCGGTCATCACTGTCACATAAAGGTCCTACAGATGACCATTGCCTCAGTACTGATGGTGGAAACAAGATTGAAGTTGTTCCTAAAGGAGATTTTgagatggttatagatgatgttcCAACTGATGGCTTCTTAAAAGAATCGCATGTGGATCACTCTGACCGTTTGAAATGTGAAGAACAAGCTAATTCTGGTGATGTTGATATCAAATCCTCTAAAGAAACAATAGAGTCTCCCTGTGAGCCACAGATGAACCTCCTGCGTTCAACATCATCTGCTATGATGGTAGACGTAGGGAAGGAGGATAAGTTTGCTAATCATGTGAGTCAAGAGGAGGAACTTGAGAAACAAATTAACTCATCTTCGCCTACTGCATCTCAGCAAAATCAATTCTCTCAGCTTGATGGCTCTAGACAAACTCAGGCTAGCCTGTTCATGGAGATGCCACCTCAGAGTGAAGAAATGGAGGCAATCGATCAATTGAAACAAGTCACTGCCAATTTACCTCCAAAAGTTGAAGCTCAATCATTCATGGAGATGGAAGATGTAAAGCAAAACCAACCAACTTCATTTAAAATCTGTGATCTGAACCTAATGGAAGCTCCTGAGATGACTGAGATTCCCAGTGATCCTCTTTTGAATGATTGTAATATTTCAGCTCCTCCTCTGGAAACTGAGAAACAACTTTCGGTTGATTTTGGCCTGTCGATAAATAGCAAGGCCAAAGTTACTTATGACTTCAACCGTCTTTCAGGTGATGACAAAGTGATTCCAGTAATTGATTTGGAAGACGATTCTCCAATTGAAGTGAATGCCTGTAATCCTTCGAAGGCCAA GAACGAATTGATATATCCTGTAGAGAATGTTATGAACCACACAACACATTCAGATGACCTTCCTGTCATTCAGGACAGCTACAGTCTAGCCATTTCTGACTACCTGGGAGCTGATATGTCATGCAGCCCATCAGTACAAGCAGACCTTAATAACCTTCAAGTTGGAATTGATCTTCATGGTGCTGAG gggtttcctggtgttgatgattcaatatatggatctcttggagatatag GATTCATGGAGGTCTGGGACCAGCCAACACAAGATTACGAGAAATTCTTTTGA
- the LOC135620145 gene encoding uncharacterized protein At4g26450-like isoform X1, with protein sequence MQPKYRNPRDGFRPGSPFGRNRTRGGFSRSYSKPQSPPASKMEILMEAGRLAAEYLVSKGVLPASSLPSTMSKSGVQEFRGQGRENPSAPPPFSVGRTSALARLGDAGSDVGYGRKRFNDDYDRMGSRKNGRGRKRSGFYNRGYDGPDWSRERKRNGPWNERSRDYSDSMEEDNDDFAPGYRRDRLSGYEEVGSSIAENEQHSKGEVVGESGSELDDAGSKASSNSTRKDVPAEVDADENKGADEVLASNSEAGGVKSGKHDELEKKISTEEYSTVKPDGVEEGVSSVSNDGSDLLKLSGFPKVPTRPRSSLSHKGPTDDHCLSTDGGNKIEVVPKGDFEMVIDDVPTDGFLKESHVDHSDRLKCEEQANSGDVDIKSSKETIESPCEPQMNLLRSTSSAMMVDVGKEDKFANHVSQEEELEKQINSSSPTASQQNQFSQLDGSRQTQASLFMEMPPQSEEMEAIDQLKQVTANLPPKVEAQSFMEMEDVKQNQPTSFKICDLNLMEAPEMTEIPSDPLLNDCNISAPPLETEKQLSVDFGLSINSKAKVTYDFNRLSGDDKVIPVIDLEDDSPIEVNACNPSKANRNELIYPVENVMNHTTHSDDLPVIQDSYSLAISDYLGADMSCSPSVQADLNNLQVGIDLHGAEGFPGVDDSIYGSLGDIGFMEVWDQPTQDYEKFF encoded by the exons ATGCAGCCCAAGTATCGGAACCCCAGGGATGGTTTCCGGCCGGGTTCGCCGTTCGGTCGTAATCGTACTCGTGGCGGCTTCAGCCGCAGTTACTCGAAGCCCCAAAGCCCTCCTGCAAGCAAAATGGAGATCCTAATGGAGGCTGGCCGGCTTGCGGCCGAGTACCTGGTGTCCAAGGGCGTGCTTCCCGCGAGCTCGCTCCCCAGTACCATGTCCAAGAGCGGCGTTCAAGAATTCAGAGGCCAGGGCCGGGAGAACCCATCTGCTCCTCCGCCGTTTAGCGTAGGCAGGACCTCGGCCCTTGCCCGGCTGGGGGACGCGGGTTCCGATGTTGGGTATGGAAGGAAAAGATTCAACGACGACTACGATCGAATGGGGTCAAGGAAGAATGGTAGAGGCAGGAAAAGATCAGGGTTCTATAACAGAGGGTATGATGGTCCGGATTGGAGTAGAGAGAGGAAAAGAAATGGGCCGTGGAACGAACGAAGCAGAGACTATTCTGATAGTATGGAAGAGGACAACGATGACTTTGCCCCTGGGTATCGTAGAGATCGGCTAAGTGGGTACGAGGAAGTGGGAAGCAGTATCGCTGAAAATGAACAGCACTCGAAGGGAGAAGTGGTGGGTGAATCGGGTTCAGAGCTTGATGATGCTGGATCGAAGGCGAGCTCAAACAGTACCAGGAAGGATGTTCCCGCGGAAGTGGATGCCGATGAGAACAAAGGGGCAGATGAAGTGTTGGCTTCAAATTCAGAAGCTGGAGGAGTTAAGAGTGGTAAGCATGATGAGTTAGAGAAAAAGATTTCCACGGAAGAGTACTCAACCGTGAAGCCTGATGGAGTCGAGGAAGGCGTCTCCTCTGTCAGCAATGATGGCAGTGATCTATTGAAGCTCAGTGGTTTTCCAAAAGTGCCAACGCGACCGCGGTCATCACTGTCACATAAAGGTCCTACAGATGACCATTGCCTCAGTACTGATGGTGGAAACAAGATTGAAGTTGTTCCTAAAGGAGATTTTgagatggttatagatgatgttcCAACTGATGGCTTCTTAAAAGAATCGCATGTGGATCACTCTGACCGTTTGAAATGTGAAGAACAAGCTAATTCTGGTGATGTTGATATCAAATCCTCTAAAGAAACAATAGAGTCTCCCTGTGAGCCACAGATGAACCTCCTGCGTTCAACATCATCTGCTATGATGGTAGACGTAGGGAAGGAGGATAAGTTTGCTAATCATGTGAGTCAAGAGGAGGAACTTGAGAAACAAATTAACTCATCTTCGCCTACTGCATCTCAGCAAAATCAATTCTCTCAGCTTGATGGCTCTAGACAAACTCAGGCTAGCCTGTTCATGGAGATGCCACCTCAGAGTGAAGAAATGGAGGCAATCGATCAATTGAAACAAGTCACTGCCAATTTACCTCCAAAAGTTGAAGCTCAATCATTCATGGAGATGGAAGATGTAAAGCAAAACCAACCAACTTCATTTAAAATCTGTGATCTGAACCTAATGGAAGCTCCTGAGATGACTGAGATTCCCAGTGATCCTCTTTTGAATGATTGTAATATTTCAGCTCCTCCTCTGGAAACTGAGAAACAACTTTCGGTTGATTTTGGCCTGTCGATAAATAGCAAGGCCAAAGTTACTTATGACTTCAACCGTCTTTCAGGTGATGACAAAGTGATTCCAGTAATTGATTTGGAAGACGATTCTCCAATTGAAGTGAATGCCTGTAATCCTTCGAAGGCCAA CAGGAACGAATTGATATATCCTGTAGAGAATGTTATGAACCACACAACACATTCAGATGACCTTCCTGTCATTCAGGACAGCTACAGTCTAGCCATTTCTGACTACCTGGGAGCTGATATGTCATGCAGCCCATCAGTACAAGCAGACCTTAATAACCTTCAAGTTGGAATTGATCTTCATGGTGCTGAG gggtttcctggtgttgatgattcaatatatggatctcttggagatatag GATTCATGGAGGTCTGGGACCAGCCAACACAAGATTACGAGAAATTCTTTTGA